The segment ACTCGAGCCCGACCACCACATCCACCGTGTCGCTCTTGGCGGTCAGCATGACGATCGGTACCCCGGACTCGGCCCGGATCAGCCGGCAGACCTCGATACCGTCCCGTCCGGGCAGCATCAGGTCCAGCAGCACAAGATCGGGCTTGGCCTCACGGAAGGCCGCAAGGGCCTTGTCACCGTCCGACACGAACGACGGCTCAAAACCTTCGCCGCGCAGCACGATGCCGAGCATCTCTGCCAGTGCGGTGTCGTCGTCGACGACCAGGACGCGTCCCTTCATTCGGCCATCATCCCATTACCTGATCGTGACTTACTCCATCGTGACGTGGAACACACCTCTGCCAGCCCGTCCCGGGTCACCGGAGACACCACTCCCGCCTCCGTGACGATCGCCGTCACCAGCTCCGGCGGAGTGACGTCGAAGGCCGGGTTGTAGGCCTGTGCGCCCAGCGGCGCCACCGGTATGCCGGCGCCCGACTCCGCCCCGGGCCCCTGAACAAACGGCAACGAGAACTCCGTCACTTCCTGGCCCGGACGCTGCTCCACCTCGATATCCGCCCCCTCCTCGGTCTCCAGATCCACCGTGCTGGTCGGTGCCACCACCACGAACGGAACGTGGTGGTACCGCGCCAGCACCGCCAGCGGATAGCTGCCGACCTTGTTGGCCACCGACCCGTCCGCCGCGATCCGGTCCGCGCCGATCAGCACCGCATCCACCTCACCCCCGGCAAAGAGCGAACCTGCCGCACCGTCCGAGAGCACCGTGTACGCCATACCCGTCCGCGCCGCTTCGTAGGCGGTCAGCCGCGCGCCCTGCAACAGCGGCCGCGTCTCGTCCACCCACAGCCTGCGCAACTCACCGGACCGGTGCGCCGCCAGCGCCACCGCCAGGGCGGTGCCCTCGCCGCCGGACACCAGGGCGCCCGTATTGCAGTGCGTGAGGATGCGGTGACCGCCGCCCGGCAGCAGCTCGCCCAGCAGCGCGAGACCGTGCTGCGCCATCCGGGTGCTGGCCTCGATGTCCTCGGCGTGCACGGCCCGCGCCTCGGCAAGCGCCGCGGCCGCGCCGACCGGAGCCCCGCCCCCGGCGAACGCCGCGCGGTACGCGGCAGCCGCCCGCCGCACGCCGTACCCCAGATTGACGGCGGTCGGCCGGGCCTGCGCCAGGGCCTCCGCCGCCTCCTCCACGTCGAAGCCGCGTGCCGCGGCCAGCGCGACGCCATACGCACCCGCGATGCC is part of the Streptomyces platensis genome and harbors:
- the mtnA gene encoding S-methyl-5-thioribose-1-phosphate isomerase, whose protein sequence is MGDQDEVSEKGAGALTIPSLRWEEPPEGPVLVLLDQTRLPAEEVELVCTDVPALVQAIRTLAVRGAPLLGIAGAYGVALAAARGFDVEEAAEALAQARPTAVNLGYGVRRAAAAYRAAFAGGGAPVGAAAALAEARAVHAEDIEASTRMAQHGLALLGELLPGGGHRILTHCNTGALVSGGEGTALAVALAAHRSGELRRLWVDETRPLLQGARLTAYEAARTGMAYTVLSDGAAGSLFAGGEVDAVLIGADRIAADGSVANKVGSYPLAVLARYHHVPFVVVAPTSTVDLETEEGADIEVEQRPGQEVTEFSLPFVQGPGAESGAGIPVAPLGAQAYNPAFDVTPPELVTAIVTEAGVVSPVTRDGLAEVCSTSRWSKSRSGNGMMAE